In a genomic window of Polycladomyces abyssicola:
- a CDS encoding tyrosine-type recombinase/integrase: MIFKGGRFVHPTIPNFLFDLKSDGRRRKTLKTYEGVIHQFIRWFEETTEERFDPENVTPIDATEYKQYLLNRSKPATVNKARIALKRYFDWLVKQEMLKDSPWGAIRPVKQGRRAPRWLDRKEQRALLRAVQQGRKPRDIAIVYLLLHAGLRVEELCLLRLEDVEMSERKGKVIVRQGKGGKWREVPLNRDVRMALESWLEVRPASSPWLFVSTRSERITPRAVQFVVRKYGQRSGLEHCTPHVLRHTFCHELAVKGVSLDVIAMLAGHMTADGRPNIATTAIYTTPGDQDLRRAVDQLSWE, from the coding sequence ATGATTTTCAAAGGAGGTCGGTTTGTGCATCCTACGATTCCCAATTTTTTATTCGACCTGAAATCGGACGGAAGAAGACGGAAAACTCTGAAAACATACGAGGGAGTGATTCATCAGTTTATCCGGTGGTTTGAAGAGACGACAGAGGAAAGATTTGACCCTGAGAACGTAACCCCAATTGACGCAACAGAATATAAACAGTATCTCCTGAATCGATCCAAACCAGCCACAGTTAACAAGGCCCGTATCGCACTAAAACGGTACTTCGATTGGCTTGTGAAACAAGAAATGTTAAAGGATTCTCCCTGGGGTGCCATCCGACCTGTCAAGCAGGGTCGAAGGGCTCCCCGATGGCTAGATCGTAAAGAGCAACGTGCTCTTCTCCGGGCCGTTCAACAAGGGCGAAAGCCGCGGGACATCGCAATAGTGTACTTACTTCTGCATGCGGGACTCCGAGTTGAGGAATTGTGCCTCCTGCGCCTGGAAGACGTGGAGATGTCTGAACGGAAAGGCAAAGTGATCGTTCGACAAGGAAAGGGTGGGAAATGGCGAGAGGTACCGCTGAACCGTGACGTCCGAATGGCGCTTGAATCGTGGTTGGAAGTTCGTCCTGCCTCAAGTCCTTGGCTGTTTGTTTCCACCAGGTCTGAGCGGATAACCCCTCGCGCCGTTCAGTTTGTTGTGCGAAAATATGGCCAACGGTCGGGGCTGGAACATTGTACTCCCCATGTATTGCGACACACTTTTTGCCATGAATTAGCGGTCAAGGGAGTATCCCTCGACGTGATTGCCATGTTGGCAGGGCACATGACTGCCGACGGGCGCCCTAACATCGCTACAACGGCCATCTATACCACACCAGGGGACCAGGA
- a CDS encoding YkvA family protein: protein MHKPTSFENHSATKIQRDNLPFDRRSLTEPPSIISQNGVSAIRLDESGELEMKSWKEWTKKLKREVFTLYYAYQDPRTPIWTKIVITIVVAYAFSPVDLIPDFIPILGYLDDLILLPIGIAFAIKIIPIPVLEDSRKKADSMLLTKKPKNWIAGSIIVLVRLIFIGWLIYLIYTFF from the coding sequence ATGCACAAACCGACCTCCTTTGAAAATCATTCTGCGACAAAAATTCAGAGGGATAATCTGCCCTTTGATCGGCGTTCTCTGACGGAACCTCCCTCGATTATATCGCAGAATGGAGTTTCTGCGATACGACTAGATGAAAGTGGGGAACTCGAAATGAAATCATGGAAAGAATGGACAAAAAAACTTAAGCGGGAAGTTTTCACGTTGTACTACGCTTATCAAGACCCCAGAACTCCCATTTGGACCAAAATTGTCATCACCATCGTCGTGGCTTATGCCTTTAGCCCAGTGGATTTGATACCTGATTTCATTCCGATTCTGGGCTACTTGGATGATTTGATCCTGTTACCCATAGGAATTGCATTCGCTATCAAGATCATTCCGATCCCTGTCCTCGAAGACAGCAGAAAAAAAGCGGATTCGATGCTACTCACGAAGAAACCTAAGAATTGGATCGCTGGGTCTATCATCGTTCTGGTGCGGTTAATTTTTATTGGCTGGTTGATCTATCTCATATATACATTTTTCTAA
- a CDS encoding DedA family protein codes for MQIDALIKHYGYGGIFVILLLEMIGIPFPGETILTLSGIEWTIGTFSLLPLLGVAISGNVIGSSIAYGIGRFLGRPVILRYGRLLGITDERLNKAEVKFKKYRIPVILFSKFIAGIRVLVPYLAGINRMSFVAFSIYNFISATLWSVVFIVLGRYLDIAWYRYHQVIHQFLLPALIVTIISVGVYFILKTSNKRRGN; via the coding sequence ATGCAGATAGATGCTCTGATTAAACATTATGGTTACGGCGGTATTTTCGTCATTCTTCTTTTGGAAATGATCGGTATCCCATTTCCTGGAGAAACTATATTAACACTATCGGGTATTGAGTGGACCATTGGTACTTTTTCGTTGCTGCCTCTGTTGGGAGTGGCTATTTCGGGAAACGTGATCGGATCCTCTATTGCCTACGGAATCGGTCGGTTTTTGGGACGTCCCGTGATCCTTCGATACGGTAGGCTTTTGGGCATTACCGATGAACGATTGAACAAAGCCGAGGTTAAGTTTAAAAAATATCGGATTCCAGTCATACTGTTTTCCAAATTCATTGCGGGTATACGTGTGTTGGTTCCTTATTTGGCAGGCATCAACAGGATGTCTTTTGTTGCATTTTCAATTTACAATTTTATTAGTGCGACACTCTGGTCTGTTGTGTTTATCGTATTGGGTCGATACCTCGACATCGCTTGGTATCGATACCACCAAGTCATTCACCAATTTCTTTTACCGGCGTTGATAGTGACTATTATTTCGGTGGGTGTTTATTTCATACTAAAGACGAGCAATAAGAGACGTGGAAATTGA